In Achromobacter pestifer, the DNA window CTTGGCGTCCAGCACCAGCGTCTTCCAGTCGGGGTTGTTCTGCTCGCCCAATGCGCCGTCCAGATGCGAGGCGCGCAGGAAGTGGTCGGGCGCAAGAAAGCCGTCGCGTTCCTTCAGCAGGACCAGCATCGGCATGTCGGTGTAGCGCCGCACGTAATCGCGGAAGTACGCCGACGAGCCCGACAGGTGGAATTCCTTCAGGATCACATGGCCCATGGCCATGGCGAGCGCGGCGTCGGTGCCCTGCTTGGGCGCCAGCCAGATGTCGCCGAACTTGACCATTTCGCCGAAGTCGCTGGACACGGCCACCGTCTTGGTGCCCTTGTAGCGGACCTCGGTGTAGAAGTGCGCGTCCGGCGTGCGGGTCTGGGGCACGTTGGAGCCCCACACCATCAGGTAGGTCGAGTTGTACCAGTCGGCCGATTCCGGCACGTCGGTCTGTTCGCCCCAGATCTGGGGGCTGGCGGGCGGCAGGTCGCAATACCAATCGTAGAAGCTCAGGCAGGCGCCGCCCAGCAGGCTCAGATAGCGCGCGCCGGCGGCATAGCTGACCATGGACATGGCGGGAATCGGCGAGAAGCCGATCACGCGGTCAGGGCCGAACTTCTTGATCGTGAATGCGTTGGCGGCGGCGACGATCTCCATTGCCGTGTCCCAATCGGCCCGCACGAAGCCGCCCAGGCCGCGCACGGCCTTGTAGCGTTTGGCGCGCTTGGGATCCTGGCTGATCCATTCCCAGGCCGCGATCGGGTCCATGGTCTTGCGGGCCTCGCGCCACATTTCCATGAGACGGCCGCGGATCATCGGGTACTTCACGCGCTGCGCCGAGTAGACGTACCAGCTGTAGGAGGCGCCTCGCGGACAGCCGCGGGGCTCGTGGTTGGGCAGGTCCGGCCGCGTGCGCGGATAGTCGGTCTGCTGGGTTTCCCAGGTGATCAGGCCGTTCTTGACGTAGACCTTCCAGGAGCAGGATCCCGTGCAGTTCACGCCGTGCGTCGAACGCACCACCTTGTCATGCTGCCAGCGGGCGCGGTAGGCGTTTTCCCACTTGCGGTCCTCGTTGACCGTTTCGCCGTGACCGTCCGCGAAGGTGGACTTCACCCGCGACATGAACTTCAAGCGGTCCAGAAAATGGCTCATTCTCTATTCTCCAAGAGCGCCGGTCCGGCCGGCGCGTACTGCGATCAATGCTGTTGAATCCATTGTGGGCGCGGCCCGCCTGCCGGACCATTCGCCGGTGGCACAGGCCGGGCGCGGCAGAATGACTAGTCACTCCGGCCGCGTCCGTTTCGCTCTAGCAAGGCACCGGCGCATTGCGGCGGGCGTAGTACCACCAGGTGATGACCATGCAGGTGGCGTAGAAGCCGATGAAGCAATACAGGGCGGCCTGCACGCTGCCGGTCATCTCCAGCGAGGTGCCGAAGCTGCGGGGAATGAAGAAGCCGCCATATGCGCCGATCGCGCCCGAGAAGCCCAGCACCGCGGCGGACTCCTTGGCGGCGTCCGCCAGCGCCTGCTTCTGCGCCGCGGCGCCCTTACCCTCGGCCGCCTGCGTGCGTTCGCGCAGGAAGATCACGGGAATCATGCGAAAGGTCGAGCCGTTGCCCACGCCGGTCAGCGCGAACAGCACGATGAACATGGTCAGGAAGCCATTGAAGTTGCCCGCCTGCCCGGCGACCGGCAGGAACGTCACCACGCCCAGCACCGCGACGATCATGGCCGCAAAGGTGAACAGCGTGACCCGCGCACCGCCCAGCTTGTCCGACACCCAGCCGCCGAAAGGCCGCGTCAGCGAACCCACCAGCGGGCCGAGGAAGGCATAGGCCATGGGATCGACCTGCGGGAACAGCGTCTTGGTCAGCATGGCGAAGCCCGCCGAGAAGCCGATGAAGGAACCGAAAGTGCCCACGTACAACCAGCACATCAGCCAGTTGTGCTTGCGCTTGAAGATGACGGCCTGGTCCGCGAACGAGGCGCGGGCGTCGGCGATGTCGTTCATGCCGAACCAGGCGGCAATGGAAGCCAGCGCGATCGGGATCACCCAGATGAAGCCGGCGTTCTGCAGCCACAGGTTCTGCTGCGCGCCATTGGCGGTGATCACCTGCGGCTCGCCGCCGGCCACGCCGAACACGCCGATGGAAATGACCACCGGCACCACGAACTGCACCAGGGACACGCCCAGGTTGCCGATGCCGGCGTTCAGCCCGGTGGCCAGACCCTTCTTCTCCTTGGGGAAGAAGAAGCTGATGTTGGCCATGCTGGAGCTGAAGTTGCCGCCGCCCAGGCCGCACAGCAGCGCCAGGATCAGCAGGGTCGGAAAGGTGGTGGTCGGGTCGCGCAGCGCGAAGCCCATGCCCAGCGCCGGAATCAGCAGCGAGGCCGTGGAAATGGCGGTCCACTTGCGTCCGCCGAAGACCGGCACCAGGAAGGAATAGAAGATGCGCAGGGTCGCGCCCGACAACGCGGGCAGCGCCGTCAGCCAGAACATCTGGTTCTTGGACAGCATGAAGCCGGCGCGGTCCAGGTTGACGACAACCACGCTCCACAGCATCCAGATGCTGAACGCCAGCATCAGCGCCGGAATGGAGATCCAGAGATTACGGTTGGCGACGCGGGCGCCGGTCTGCTTCCAGAAGCCGGGATTATCCGGCTCCCAGCGCGCAAGGACTTGGGTGGAAGACATAGGGATACTCTCAGGATGTGGTGGTGGGAGAGACGGCGTGTTGCCGGGCAATGGCCGCGCTTTCCGGCCGGAAACTGAAGTGCATGAAGATGAGGGAGACGCAGACGGTGCCGTACAGCAGCATGAAGGCGCTGGAGCGAACGCCCGTCAGGTCCAGCAGCACCCCGAACATGATCGGCAGCACGAAGCCGCCCAAGCCGCCGGCCAATCCGACGATGCCCGAGACTGCGCCGATGTTTTCGCCGAACTCGTCCGAGATGAACTTGAAGACCGAGGCCTTGCCGATGGCCATGGCGATGCCGACCACGAACAGCAGCACGGTGAAAGTGACCGGTCCCAACGCGATGCCGAAGCTGCGCGGGCCATTGGCCGTCACGATGGTGAATTCCGTCTGCGGATAGCTCAGCAGGAAGAACGCCACCCAGCACACCCACATCACCCACCAGGTGGTCTTGTAGGCGCCGTAGCGGTCCGAGATCCAGCCGCCCAGGGCGCGCAGCACACCGCCGGGCAGGGAGAAGCACGCGGCCAGCAGCGCCGCCAGCTTCATGTCGAAGCCGTATTCGCCGATGTAGTACTTGGTCATCCACAGCGCCAGTGCCACGTAGCCGCCGAACACCACCGAGTAGTACTGGCAATACCGCCAGACGCGGGGATCCTTCAGCATGGCCATCTGGGCCGACAGGCTGGCGCCGCTCTTCACACGGTGCGCTGGATCGGAAGAAGAGAACATCCAGAACAGGATGGCGGTGACCAGGAGCGCCACGGCGTAGACCTGGGGCACGATGACCCAGGCGCCGCCCGCCGCCGCGATCAGGGCGGGGGCCACGAACTTGGTGATGGCGGAACCTGAGTTACCGGCCCCGAACACGCCCATCGCCAGGCCCTGCTTGTTGCGCGGGAACCAGCGCGCCACATAGGGCGTGCCCACCGAGAACGAGCCGCCCGTCAGGCCGACGAACAGCGCCAGCACCAGGAACTGCCAATATTCGGTGGCATAGGACAGCAGCCAGATCGGCACCACCGCCAGCAGCATCAGGATGAAGAACACCGGCCGGCCACCGTAGCGGTCCGTCCAGATGCCCAGCGGCACCCGCACCAGCGAACCGGTCAGCACCGGCATGGCGGCCAACAGGCCAAACTCGGTTTCGGACAGACCTAGCTGCGCCTTGATGGGAATGCCCAGCACCGCGAAGATCATCCACACCGCGAAACAGATGGTGAAGGCGAACGTGCTTGAAATCAGGACCCGCATCGGCGCGCCGGCCGAGGAATGACTTGCTGCCATGGTTACTCTCGCTTTACTCACGAAGACATGTGGCTAGCCTAGGGACGGCGCGCCTCCAGGACCATTCGCCAGCCGACCAGAAGCCCCTTGCCGATGTGACTAGTCACCCCCTTCTTGCCGGCCCGGCTTGCGCTGGATCAAGCGGCCGCGCTGGCGGCAAAGCGCGGGACGCATTAATATGCATTTCAAATACACCTTTAAACGCGAAGCCGAAACGGCGCCGCGGCTACCCTCATGAGCACGCTGCTTAGCATCGAAGAACCCGCCGCTGCCCCGCCCCGTCCGCGGCCCCAATGGAGCGCCTTCACGGAAATGGGCTTCCGGCCGCTGTACCTGGCCGGCTGCTTCTGGGCGCTGGCGTCCGTGCTGCTGTGGGTGCATGCCCCTGCCCGCCTGACGGGCGTGTTGAACGGCATGCCCTGGCACGCGCACGAGATGCTGTGGGGCTTCGTCGCCACCATCGCCGTGGGTTTCCTGCTGACGGCGGGCGCCAATTGGACCGGCAAGAACCCCTTGCGCGGCACGCCCCTGGCGGTCCTGTGCGCGGTATGGATCGTGGCGCGCGTGGGCTATCTGCTGCCCGGACGGCCGGCCTTCGTAATGGCCGCCGCGGCGGACTTGCTATTTTTCGTCTGGGCCGCGGGCGCGCTGGGCCGCGCCGTCGCCGTCACGCGCAACCAGCGCAATTACGGCATTCCCTTCCTGCTGCTGGGCCTGGCCGCCACCAACGCGCTCTACCTCTGGGCCTCGGTCCAGGGCGACTACTTTGCGCTGATGCGCTACTTCAACGCGGGCCTGTTGTGCATGGCGGTGCTGACCCTGCTGATCGCGCGCCGCGTCATCCCCTTCTTCGCCAAGCGCGCCGTGGCGGGGCTGGACATCCCGCCGCACACCCGCAGCGGCCACTGGCAGCTGGGCACGGGCATCGTCGCCATCGCCTGCCTGCTTGCCGGCCAGCCGCAGGCTGCCGCGCTGGCCTTGGCCGCGACCGGGCTGATCGCCCTGGCGCAATGGATATCTTGGAAGCCCTGGGCGGTCCGCAAGGTGCCGCTGCTATGGATTCTGTACGCGGGCTACGGCGGCCTGGGCATAGGCCTGCTGGTGGGCGCGGCACAACTGGCCGGCTATGTGCTGCGGCCAGCCTGGCCCGCCCACGTGATCGGCGTGGCCGGATTCTCGGTGCTGATCCTGGGCATGGTCACGCGCACCGCGCTCGGCCACCTGGGCCGGCCGCTGCAGACCGACCGCAGCATGGTGCTGAGCTATGCGCTGATGATCCTGGCGGCCCTGCTGCGCCTGGCCGCCCTACTCCCGACCGCCGCCACCATTGGTTTTCTGCACGCCTCGGCGACCGCCTGGGCGCTGGCCTTCGCGCTGTACCTGTGGCGCTTCTTCCCGATGATGATCAGGCCGCGAGCCGATGCGGGCAAGACGGCCGCGCCGGTGATGAAGGTGGTGCCGGTCGCGCGGCGTCCGGCCGCCTGAGCCTCAGCCCCGCCCTTCGCGCCGGCGCGTGGCCGCCAGCTGCTGCTTCATGGCCTTGAGCCACGCCCTGACCTGCTGAATGTCGGCGAACTGCGAGAGCTCGAATTCGAGTTCGCCTATGTATTCCTCGGCGTCGGCAATCTCCGCGTCCAGGTCTTCGATCAGCTCGGAAGGATCTATGGATTGCGCGGGGTCGAAGTGGTACTTGGCCTTGAAGCCGTCTTCCTCGGCCGTGATTTCGCCGGCCAGAATGGCGAGCTGCGCGTCCAGCGCCTGGTTGTACTGCGCGTAGCGTTGCTCATCGACGCCTGCCCACTGATCGGGACCGGCAGCAGCCAAGGCTTCGATTTCCGCCAGAACCTCGGGAGCCGGCGCGGCCCCGCCGTCCGCCGGCTTGGCCAGCGGCGCTGCGGCGCCGTCCTCGTCCTGTTCGTCTTCCGGGCCGCCGTCGTAGTCCGAGCCGGCATGCTTGAGATACAGGGCCTTCAACCTGTCCGTGTCGCACTCGGCCGGCGTGCCGTCCAGCACGATGGCGTCCAGCGTCTCCTGCGCCAGCTGCGCGGCGATCTCGGACGCCAGGGCGCGTTCCGCCTTGGTCAGCTCCTTCTGCTTGCAGGCGTGGTCGAAGCAGGCCACCAGCTTGGCCTTCAGCTCGACCTCGACGGTCTCCTGCGGCGCCAGCACGTCCTCGTATTTCTTCTGATATTCCGGCAGCACGGCGTGCCAGCCGCGCAGGCGGGCGCGCTGCGCTTGCAGCGTTCCCACTAGCGACTCGAATCTCTGGCGTTGTGGCTTTCCGGATGCCGGTTGCGCGGCGGGCGTGTTTGCTTGCATGGAGGGAACCTGGACAGGCGGCGCAACGGGCGCCGTGAAATGATCGGAGCGTCATTTTAGACGCGGCGGCGCCTGTCGATGCCTCGAAGCCCTGACCCGGGCATGCGCCCAGGCGCTGACACCCGCCCTGCCCGCCGGCACGCCGCGCGCAATCCAGGCTTCGAGGCTATCTGTCAGCCGGACCCTCGGCGGCGTTGTCCTCAGCCGTCGTGTCGGCGGGCTCGATGTCCTCGTCGGGCACCTCGTCGCCTTGGGCGCTGTCGCTGGCATCGTCCGGGTTCACCGGCGGCGGGCGATGGGCCGCCGTGCCGGGCGGCGGCGCGGACGCCATCGCTATCGGATGCAAGGCCAATTCAAATTGGATCTGGAGCATCGCGGCACCTATCAGGAAGCACGGCGAAATCCGCCGCAGCCTGGTATCAGCAAGCGCCATGCCCGCAAGCCAGTGCAAGAGGCCTCAGAAGCGCGGATTCTTGCCGAACGGCACTTCCGCATCCGACGGTTTCTCGAACGATGCCGTATCGCCGTTCAGGTCCGCCACGTGGATCTGGGCCAGCCGCGTTGCCTCGTCGATCGCGACCTGGGCCGAGGAGAAGCGTTCCTCGATGGCGATGCGTTCCTCGGGCTCCCCCGCGACCGGCGGAACCAGCACGTATCCTATGCTCCAACTGCCCTGGTCCTCGATCGGACGCTCGAGCTGGAAATCCCATCTGGCGTGTTCCATAGGGCCTCCTGTCGTTTCCTGCCTTCATGCTACTGCGGTTTATTCAGACCCGGTACAAGCTGCCGAAACCGACTCCGTCAGCGGCAACCTCCTGTGTATCGCCCGCCATTGGCAAGCCCTGCGCCCACCCTGCCGCCAAGACCTGCGCGTCACGCACGGGATCGGCGGCCTTGGCGCGTTCGTCCCGCATGCGGCAGGTGGCGGGATCGGTGGCAAACAGGCCGCGCGCGAACACACGTGCCTGCTCGATGAACTGCCCGGTCTTGGGCGCGCGGATCTGCGCGAAGCGCAGCAAGGCCGCGTCCAGCCCCTCGTCCGCGCCGTCCAGGCATCGGGCCAGATGCCAGGCATCCTCCATGGCCTGACACGCGCCCTGCCCCGAGGTCGGCAAGGGCGCGTGCGCCGCGTCGCCCACCAACAGCACGTTGCCCCGGTTCCAGGTTGTCAGGGGCTCGAGGTCATGCACGGCGATCAGATGGATCGCATGGGTCGGCGTCGCGCGGATGATGCGGGCGACAGGCTCGGGCCACCCTCCGAACAAGGTCTCGACCTCGTTGCGCAGGTCCGCGGCAGGCGCCGCCGCGCGCAAGGGCCGCGCCTGCGCCCCCGCCCAATAGACCAGCCCCGGCCGCAGCGCCACGGCGCCAAAGCGCTCGCCCGCGCCCCAATAGTCCCGGATGGTGATTTCATCGACCAGCGCGTCATCCGCCTGCGCTACGCCTATCCAGTTCACGAAGCCCTGATAGACCGGCGCGTTATCGCCCGCGACGTAACGGCGCGCCACCGAATCCATGCGGCCGTCGGCGCCGATGAGCAGGTCCGGGCGGATGCGCAGCCCGTTCTCGAACCGCGCCACGGCCCGGCCGTCTCCATCCGGATCGATCGCCACTGCCCGATGTCCGTACTCCACTGGGATTCCGGCCACCGCCGCGGCTTCCAGTAGCACCGCCAGCAGATCCCGGCGCAATATCGTGTGGGTCGGATATCCCATCATCCGGTCCAGCAGCGCGATATCCAGGCCTCCCAGCGGATTGCCCGCTGCATCCTGACGCTGCATCGCCACTGGCCGGCCACCCACTGCCGCGATGTCTTGCAGCAATCCCAGTTCCTCCAGCACGAAGCCGGCATTGGGCCAGAGCGTCACGCCGGCCCCCATGGTCGCCGGCCCCGCCCGGCGCTCGTACACCCGAGGCATATGCCCCTGCTTACGCAAGGCCAGCGTCACGCTCAACCCCGCAATACCGCCGCCCAGTATTCCAATTTCCACGCTGAAACTCTCCTGTAAGAACCGTCCTGACGCCTCGCCGGCGGCGGTTCATCGGACGATGACGGCATCTTAGATT includes these proteins:
- a CDS encoding NarK family nitrate/nitrite MFS transporter, yielding MSSTQVLARWEPDNPGFWKQTGARVANRNLWISIPALMLAFSIWMLWSVVVVNLDRAGFMLSKNQMFWLTALPALSGATLRIFYSFLVPVFGGRKWTAISTASLLIPALGMGFALRDPTTTFPTLLILALLCGLGGGNFSSSMANISFFFPKEKKGLATGLNAGIGNLGVSLVQFVVPVVISIGVFGVAGGEPQVITANGAQQNLWLQNAGFIWVIPIALASIAAWFGMNDIADARASFADQAVIFKRKHNWLMCWLYVGTFGSFIGFSAGFAMLTKTLFPQVDPMAYAFLGPLVGSLTRPFGGWVSDKLGGARVTLFTFAAMIVAVLGVVTFLPVAGQAGNFNGFLTMFIVLFALTGVGNGSTFRMIPVIFLRERTQAAEGKGAAAQKQALADAAKESAAVLGFSGAIGAYGGFFIPRSFGTSLEMTGSVQAALYCFIGFYATCMVITWWYYARRNAPVPC
- a CDS encoding NnrS family protein, translated to MSTLLSIEEPAAAPPRPRPQWSAFTEMGFRPLYLAGCFWALASVLLWVHAPARLTGVLNGMPWHAHEMLWGFVATIAVGFLLTAGANWTGKNPLRGTPLAVLCAVWIVARVGYLLPGRPAFVMAAAADLLFFVWAAGALGRAVAVTRNQRNYGIPFLLLGLAATNALYLWASVQGDYFALMRYFNAGLLCMAVLTLLIARRVIPFFAKRAVAGLDIPPHTRSGHWQLGTGIVAIACLLAGQPQAAALALAATGLIALAQWISWKPWAVRKVPLLWILYAGYGGLGIGLLVGAAQLAGYVLRPAWPAHVIGVAGFSVLILGMVTRTALGHLGRPLQTDRSMVLSYALMILAALLRLAALLPTAATIGFLHASATAWALAFALYLWRFFPMMIRPRADAGKTAAPVMKVVPVARRPAA
- a CDS encoding MFS transporter, yielding MAASHSSAGAPMRVLISSTFAFTICFAVWMIFAVLGIPIKAQLGLSETEFGLLAAMPVLTGSLVRVPLGIWTDRYGGRPVFFILMLLAVVPIWLLSYATEYWQFLVLALFVGLTGGSFSVGTPYVARWFPRNKQGLAMGVFGAGNSGSAITKFVAPALIAAAGGAWVIVPQVYAVALLVTAILFWMFSSSDPAHRVKSGASLSAQMAMLKDPRVWRYCQYYSVVFGGYVALALWMTKYYIGEYGFDMKLAALLAACFSLPGGVLRALGGWISDRYGAYKTTWWVMWVCWVAFFLLSYPQTEFTIVTANGPRSFGIALGPVTFTVLLFVVGIAMAIGKASVFKFISDEFGENIGAVSGIVGLAGGLGGFVLPIMFGVLLDLTGVRSSAFMLLYGTVCVSLIFMHFSFRPESAAIARQHAVSPTTTS
- a CDS encoding FAD-dependent monooxygenase; the protein is MEIGILGGGIAGLSVTLALRKQGHMPRVYERRAGPATMGAGVTLWPNAGFVLEELGLLQDIAAVGGRPVAMQRQDAAGNPLGGLDIALLDRMMGYPTHTILRRDLLAVLLEAAAVAGIPVEYGHRAVAIDPDGDGRAVARFENGLRIRPDLLIGADGRMDSVARRYVAGDNAPVYQGFVNWIGVAQADDALVDEITIRDYWGAGERFGAVALRPGLVYWAGAQARPLRAAAPAADLRNEVETLFGGWPEPVARIIRATPTHAIHLIAVHDLEPLTTWNRGNVLLVGDAAHAPLPTSGQGACQAMEDAWHLARCLDGADEGLDAALLRFAQIRAPKTGQFIEQARVFARGLFATDPATCRMRDERAKAADPVRDAQVLAAGWAQGLPMAGDTQEVAADGVGFGSLYRV